A genomic segment from Stenotrophomonas maltophilia encodes:
- the rpsT gene encoding 30S ribosomal protein S20, with translation MANIKSAKKRAKQTVVRNARNVAQRSMLRTAVKKVIKALDANDAAGAEAAFAVAQPILDRFSARGLIHKNKAARHKSRLNDRIKALKAA, from the coding sequence GTGGCCAATATCAAGTCCGCCAAGAAGCGCGCCAAGCAGACCGTCGTGCGCAACGCGCGCAACGTGGCTCAGCGCTCGATGCTGCGCACCGCTGTCAAGAAAGTGATCAAGGCGCTGGACGCCAACGATGCCGCCGGCGCCGAAGCCGCCTTCGCCGTTGCCCAGCCGATCCTGGATCGCTTCAGCGCGCGTGGCCTGATCCACAAGAACAAGGCTGCTCGCCACAAGAGCCGCCTGAACGACCGCATCAAGGCCCTCAAGGCCGCCTGA
- the murJ gene encoding murein biosynthesis integral membrane protein MurJ, giving the protein MLRGLLSFSSMTMVSRVLGLVRDQVITTTFGTNAVTDAFWVAFRIPNFLRRLFAEGSFSTAFVPVFTEVKETRSHAELRELMARTAGTLGGVLMLVTALALIFAPQLAVAFSSGADTDPVKQTLLVDLFRLTFPFLLFVSLTALAGGALNSFQRFAMPALTPVILNLCMIAGALWLAPRLGGTPEKQILALGWAVLAAGLLQLLFQLPSLKGINLLTLPRWGWSHPGVRKVLTLMVPTLFGSSVAQINLLLDTLIAAKLTDGSQSWLSLADRFLELPLGVFGVALGTVILPALARHHVSTDREGFSRSLDWGLRMTLLISVPAMLGLVLLAEPLIATLFQYRQFTAFDTRMTALSVYGLSFGLPAFALLKVVLPAFYARQDTKTPVRAGVAALVANMVFNFALLAVLYQVMVPDVLKAQGVMAAIGKQPGLHLALGIASALSSYLNLGLLWYWLGKTDVYQRRPGWGGYLARLGVACVAMVGVLLALLHWVPDFTDMDKWHRIGGLMLLVGGGGATYAVAMLAMGFRPRDLRGH; this is encoded by the coding sequence ATGTTGCGGGGCCTGCTGTCGTTCAGCAGCATGACCATGGTCTCGCGGGTGCTCGGACTTGTCCGGGATCAGGTGATCACTACCACGTTCGGCACCAATGCGGTTACCGATGCGTTCTGGGTTGCCTTCAGGATACCCAATTTCCTGCGCCGGTTGTTCGCGGAGGGGTCCTTCTCCACCGCCTTCGTGCCGGTGTTCACCGAGGTGAAGGAGACCCGCAGCCACGCCGAACTGCGCGAACTGATGGCCCGGACCGCCGGCACCCTGGGTGGGGTGCTGATGCTGGTCACCGCGCTGGCGCTGATCTTCGCGCCGCAGCTGGCGGTCGCATTCTCAAGTGGTGCTGATACCGACCCGGTCAAGCAGACCCTGCTGGTCGACCTGTTCCGCCTGACCTTCCCGTTCCTGCTGTTCGTCTCGTTGACCGCACTGGCCGGCGGTGCGCTCAACAGCTTCCAGCGCTTTGCCATGCCGGCGCTGACCCCGGTCATCCTCAACCTGTGCATGATCGCCGGTGCACTGTGGCTGGCACCGCGGCTGGGCGGCACCCCGGAAAAGCAGATCCTGGCGCTGGGCTGGGCGGTGCTGGCCGCCGGCCTCCTGCAGCTGCTGTTCCAGCTGCCCTCGTTGAAGGGCATCAACCTGCTGACCCTGCCGCGCTGGGGCTGGAGCCATCCGGGCGTGCGCAAGGTGCTGACGCTGATGGTGCCGACCCTGTTCGGTTCGTCGGTGGCGCAGATCAATCTGCTGCTGGATACCCTCATCGCCGCCAAGCTGACCGACGGCTCGCAGTCGTGGCTGTCGCTGGCCGACCGCTTCCTGGAGCTGCCGCTGGGTGTGTTCGGCGTGGCCCTGGGCACGGTGATCCTGCCGGCGCTGGCCCGCCACCATGTCAGCACCGACCGCGAGGGCTTCTCGCGCTCGCTGGACTGGGGCCTGCGGATGACCCTGCTGATCTCGGTGCCGGCCATGCTGGGCCTGGTGCTGCTGGCCGAGCCGCTGATCGCCACTTTGTTCCAGTACCGCCAGTTCACCGCCTTCGATACCCGCATGACCGCGCTGTCGGTGTACGGCCTGAGTTTCGGCCTGCCGGCATTCGCCCTGCTGAAGGTGGTGCTGCCGGCCTTCTACGCCCGCCAGGACACCAAGACCCCGGTGCGCGCCGGTGTGGCGGCACTGGTGGCGAACATGGTGTTCAACTTCGCCCTGCTGGCCGTGCTGTACCAGGTGATGGTGCCGGACGTGCTGAAGGCACAGGGCGTGATGGCAGCCATCGGCAAGCAGCCGGGCCTGCATCTGGCGCTGGGCATCGCCAGTGCGCTGTCCAGTTACCTGAACCTGGGCCTGCTCTGGTACTGGCTGGGCAAGACCGACGTCTACCAACGCCGGCCGGGCTGGGGCGGCTATCTGGCGCGGCTGGGGGTGGCCTGCGTGGCCATGGTCGGCGTGCTGCTGGCCCTGCTGCACTGGGTTCCCGACTTCACCGACATGGACAAATGGCACCGTATCGGTGGCCTGATGCTGCTGGTCGGTGGTGGCGGTGCGACCTACGCGGTGGCCATGCTGGCGATGGGCTTCCGCCCGCGCGACCTGCGCGGGCATTGA
- a CDS encoding bifunctional riboflavin kinase/FAD synthetase produces MSRLFRSVEGGELFPNGSVVCIGAFDGLHLGHRALVRHAVARARALGVAAVAVAFEPLPREFFAQGTPPPRLTLARSKVEILRELGVDAIGLLRFDAAMAAMPAETFVRQLLVHRLGAREVWIGPEFCFGNRRRGDLALLQEMGAELGFSAGEIEAVDLHGERISSTRIRQLLQDGDFTRAGDLLGRPYAISGRVVRGRQLGRTLGFPTANLRFPKTPALSGIYATWVHGVFDQPWPSVSSFGTRPTVEGVEPLLEAHLFDFQGDLYGRHIEVEFVAKLRDEEKFNDLAALTDQMHRDAEQARAILSEHRLRATA; encoded by the coding sequence ATGAGCAGGCTGTTCAGAAGCGTCGAGGGCGGGGAGCTGTTCCCCAACGGAAGCGTGGTCTGTATCGGTGCATTCGACGGCCTCCACCTGGGCCATCGTGCGCTGGTCCGCCACGCGGTTGCCCGCGCGCGCGCCTTGGGCGTGGCCGCAGTGGCCGTGGCGTTCGAGCCGTTGCCGCGTGAATTCTTCGCCCAGGGCACGCCGCCGCCGCGGCTGACCCTGGCGCGCAGCAAGGTCGAGATCCTGCGCGAGCTGGGCGTCGATGCGATCGGCCTGCTGCGTTTCGATGCGGCGATGGCGGCGATGCCGGCCGAGACCTTCGTGCGCCAGTTGCTGGTGCACCGGCTGGGCGCCCGCGAAGTGTGGATCGGGCCGGAGTTCTGCTTCGGCAACCGCCGCCGCGGCGACCTGGCCCTGCTGCAGGAGATGGGCGCCGAGCTGGGCTTCAGCGCCGGCGAGATCGAAGCGGTCGACCTGCATGGCGAGCGCATTTCCAGCACCCGTATCCGCCAGCTGTTGCAGGACGGTGATTTCACCCGTGCCGGCGACCTGCTCGGCCGTCCCTACGCGATCAGCGGGCGGGTGGTGCGCGGGCGCCAGCTCGGCCGTACGCTGGGCTTCCCCACCGCCAACCTGCGGTTCCCGAAGACTCCGGCGCTGTCGGGCATCTATGCAACCTGGGTGCACGGCGTGTTCGACCAGCCGTGGCCTTCGGTGTCCAGTTTCGGCACCCGGCCGACCGTGGAGGGCGTGGAGCCACTGCTGGAAGCCCATCTGTTCGATTTCCAGGGCGACCTGTACGGGCGCCACATCGAGGTGGAGTTCGTCGCCAAGCTGCGCGACGAAGAGAAATTCAATGATCTGGCGGCCCTGACCGACCAGATGCACCGCGACGCCGAACAGGCGCGCGCCATCCTTTCCGAACATAGATTGCGAGCCACTGCGTGA
- the ileS gene encoding isoleucine--tRNA ligase — protein MSQDYKTTLNLPATEFPMRGDLPKREPGILARWEEQGLYQQLRDNAAGRPLFVLHDGPPYANGRIHLGHAVNKILKDIIVKSRYLAGFDAPYVPGWDCHGLPIEIAVEKKWGKVGVKLDAVEFRQKCREFAEEQINIQRVDFKRLGVTGDWDNPYKTLSFDFEANEIRALAKIVANGHLVRGAKPVYWCFDCGSALAEAEIEYHEKESPAIDVAYAARDAQAIGQAFGVSVPADVEVAVPIWTTTPWTLPASLAVSLGAEINYVLAEGPAHNGKRRWLVLAAALAERALQRYGVDEVVLHGETTGAALENQLLAHPFYPEREILVLNGDHVSDEDGTGAVHTAPGHGQEDFVVSQKYGLLDKYNAGQVTPIDGRGVYLESTPPAGDVVLAGQHLWKAQEAIVGVLRDNGSLLAFHPIRHSYPHCWRHKTPVVFRATPQWFISMDKANLRNDALAAIDTVGWFPSWGKARIQSMVDGRPDWTISRQRTWGVPIALFTHRQTGEIHPRSVELMQQVADRVEAEGIDVWYSLDAAELLGAEAADYEKVTDILDVWFDSGVTHEGVLAARGFGKPADLYLEGSDQHRGWFQSSLLTGVAIDKRAPYKQCLTHGFTVDEHGRKMSKSLGNGIEPQDIMNKLGADILRLWIASADYSNEMSLSQEILKRNADAYRRLRNTARFLLGNLDGFDPAQHLQPLDQMVALDRWIVHRAWELQEKIKAAYDGYNMAEIVQLLLNFCSVDLGSLYLDVTKDRLYTMPTDSHGRRSAQSAMYHIAEAFTRWVAPILTFTADELWGYLPGERAEHVLFTTWYDGLAPLPADAQLNAADFDQLLAVREQVAKVLEPMRANGAIGAALEAEITIAANEEQAARWQPLADELRFLFISGDVQVRPATTDEVFVSAQPTTKAKCVRCWHHRADVGSNADHPELCGRCVSNITGAGEVRSWF, from the coding sequence GTGAGCCAGGACTACAAGACCACCCTGAACCTGCCAGCCACCGAATTCCCGATGCGCGGCGATCTGCCCAAGCGCGAGCCGGGCATTCTGGCGCGGTGGGAAGAGCAGGGGCTCTACCAGCAGCTGCGCGACAACGCCGCCGGCCGCCCGCTGTTCGTGCTGCACGACGGCCCGCCGTACGCCAACGGCCGCATCCACCTGGGCCACGCGGTCAACAAGATCCTGAAGGACATCATCGTCAAGTCGCGCTACCTGGCCGGCTTCGATGCGCCCTACGTGCCGGGCTGGGATTGCCATGGCCTGCCGATCGAGATCGCAGTGGAAAAGAAGTGGGGCAAGGTGGGCGTGAAGCTCGACGCCGTCGAGTTCCGCCAGAAGTGCCGCGAGTTCGCCGAAGAGCAGATCAACATCCAGCGCGTGGACTTCAAGCGCCTGGGCGTGACCGGCGACTGGGACAACCCGTACAAGACCCTGAGCTTCGACTTCGAAGCCAACGAGATCCGTGCGCTGGCCAAGATCGTGGCCAACGGTCACCTGGTGCGCGGCGCCAAGCCGGTGTACTGGTGCTTCGACTGCGGATCGGCGCTGGCCGAGGCGGAGATCGAGTACCACGAAAAGGAATCGCCGGCGATCGACGTGGCCTACGCCGCGCGTGACGCGCAGGCCATCGGCCAGGCGTTCGGCGTGAGCGTGCCGGCTGACGTCGAGGTGGCGGTGCCGATCTGGACCACCACCCCGTGGACGCTGCCGGCCTCGCTGGCGGTGTCGCTGGGTGCGGAGATCAACTACGTGCTGGCCGAAGGCCCGGCCCACAACGGCAAGCGCCGTTGGCTGGTGCTGGCCGCGGCCCTGGCCGAGCGCGCGCTGCAGCGCTATGGCGTGGACGAGGTGGTGCTGCACGGTGAAACCACCGGCGCGGCGCTGGAAAACCAGCTGCTGGCGCATCCGTTCTACCCGGAACGCGAGATCCTGGTGCTCAACGGCGACCATGTGTCCGATGAGGACGGTACCGGTGCGGTGCACACCGCCCCCGGCCACGGCCAGGAAGACTTCGTGGTCAGCCAGAAGTACGGCCTGCTGGACAAGTACAACGCCGGGCAGGTGACCCCGATCGACGGCCGCGGCGTATACCTGGAATCGACCCCGCCGGCCGGTGACGTGGTGCTGGCCGGCCAGCACCTGTGGAAGGCGCAGGAGGCCATCGTCGGCGTACTGCGCGACAACGGTTCGCTGCTGGCATTCCACCCGATCCGCCACAGCTACCCGCACTGCTGGCGCCACAAGACGCCAGTGGTGTTCCGCGCCACCCCGCAGTGGTTCATCTCGATGGACAAAGCCAACCTGCGCAACGATGCGCTGGCCGCCATCGACACCGTCGGCTGGTTCCCGAGCTGGGGCAAGGCGCGCATCCAGAGCATGGTCGACGGTCGCCCGGACTGGACGATCTCGCGCCAGCGCACCTGGGGCGTGCCGATCGCACTGTTCACCCATCGCCAGACCGGTGAGATCCATCCGCGCTCGGTGGAGCTGATGCAGCAGGTCGCCGACCGCGTCGAAGCCGAGGGCATCGACGTGTGGTACTCGCTGGATGCCGCCGAACTGCTGGGTGCTGAAGCGGCCGACTACGAGAAGGTCACCGACATCCTCGACGTCTGGTTCGATTCGGGCGTGACCCATGAAGGCGTGCTCGCCGCGCGTGGCTTCGGCAAGCCGGCCGACCTGTACCTGGAAGGTTCCGACCAGCACCGCGGCTGGTTCCAGTCCTCGCTGCTGACCGGCGTGGCGATCGACAAGCGCGCGCCGTACAAGCAGTGCCTGACCCACGGCTTCACTGTGGACGAGCACGGCCGCAAGATGTCCAAGTCGCTGGGCAACGGCATCGAGCCGCAGGACATCATGAACAAGCTGGGCGCGGACATCCTGCGCCTGTGGATCGCCTCGGCCGACTACAGCAACGAGATGTCGCTGTCGCAGGAGATCCTGAAGCGCAACGCCGACGCCTACCGCCGCCTGCGCAACACCGCACGCTTCCTGCTCGGCAACCTGGATGGTTTCGATCCGGCCCAGCACCTGCAACCGCTCGACCAGATGGTCGCGCTGGACCGCTGGATCGTGCACCGTGCGTGGGAGCTGCAGGAGAAGATCAAGGCAGCCTACGACGGCTACAACATGGCCGAGATCGTGCAGCTGCTGCTGAACTTCTGCAGCGTGGACCTGGGCTCGCTGTACCTGGACGTGACCAAGGACCGCCTGTACACGATGCCGACCGATTCGCACGGTCGCCGTTCGGCACAGAGCGCGATGTACCACATCGCCGAAGCGTTCACCCGCTGGGTGGCGCCGATCCTGACCTTCACCGCCGACGAGCTGTGGGGTTACCTGCCGGGCGAACGCGCCGAGCACGTGCTGTTCACCACCTGGTACGACGGCCTGGCGCCGCTGCCGGCCGATGCCCAGCTCAACGCCGCCGACTTCGACCAGCTGCTGGCCGTACGCGAGCAGGTGGCCAAGGTGCTCGAGCCGATGCGTGCCAACGGTGCGATCGGTGCCGCACTGGAAGCGGAGATCACCATTGCCGCCAACGAAGAGCAGGCGGCGCGCTGGCAGCCGCTGGCCGATGAACTGCGTTTCCTGTTCATCAGTGGCGACGTGCAGGTGCGCCCGGCGACCACCGACGAGGTGTTCGTCAGCGCCCAGCCGACCACCAAGGCGAAGTGCGTGCGCTGCTGGCACCACCGCGCCGACGTCGGCAGCAACGCCGACCATCCGGAACTGTGTGGCCGCTGCGTGAGCAACATCACCGGTGCCGGTGAAGTGCGGAGCTGGTTCTGA
- the lspA gene encoding signal peptidase II: MAAPRPHPNALVWLLLSAAIIGLDQWSKAWVLSSLPEFQPVVVIDGFWNWYRTYNTGAAFSFLSDAGGWQKHFFTVLAIAISGLMAWWLRGTARGNWKAAVPYALIIGGAIGNVIDRQVHGHVVDFIQWYVGSYTWPSFNIADSAIVAGAIGIALFGLFDGKSAKKADNANPKP, from the coding sequence ATGGCCGCGCCCCGTCCGCATCCGAACGCCCTGGTCTGGCTGCTGCTGTCGGCCGCCATCATCGGCCTGGACCAGTGGTCCAAGGCCTGGGTGCTGTCGAGCCTGCCGGAGTTCCAGCCGGTGGTGGTCATCGACGGCTTCTGGAACTGGTACCGCACCTACAACACCGGTGCGGCGTTCAGTTTCCTGAGCGACGCTGGTGGCTGGCAGAAGCACTTCTTCACCGTGCTGGCGATCGCCATCAGCGGCCTGATGGCCTGGTGGCTGCGCGGCACCGCCCGCGGCAACTGGAAGGCCGCGGTGCCGTATGCACTGATCATCGGCGGCGCCATCGGCAACGTGATCGACCGCCAGGTGCACGGTCACGTGGTTGATTTCATCCAGTGGTACGTGGGCAGCTATACCTGGCCCTCGTTCAACATCGCCGACTCGGCCATCGTGGCGGGTGCCATCGGCATCGCCCTGTTTGGCCTGTTCGACGGCAAGTCCGCCAAAAAGGCGGATAATGCCAACCCGAAACCGTAA
- the ispH gene encoding 4-hydroxy-3-methylbut-2-enyl diphosphate reductase, with amino-acid sequence MDVLLANPRGFCAGVDRAIEIVKRAIETLGAPIYVRHEVVHNRFVVDDLKQRGAIFVEELDEVPDNNTVIFSAHGVSQAVRQEAERRGLKVFDATCPLVTKVHFEVARHCRAGRDVVLIGHAGHPEVEGTMGQWNREAGTGQIYLVEDVEQVATLHINQPENFAYTTQTTLSVDDTRGIIDALRERFPAMQGPKNDDICYATQNRQDAVRDLAKRCDLVLVVGSPNSSNSNRLSELARREGVESYLIDGAHEIDPQWVAGKQHIGVTAGASAPQVLVDGVLARLAELGATGVGELDGEPESMVFALPKELRLRLVD; translated from the coding sequence ATGGATGTGCTGCTCGCCAACCCGCGTGGTTTCTGTGCCGGTGTCGATCGTGCGATCGAGATCGTCAAGCGCGCGATCGAAACGCTGGGTGCACCCATCTACGTCCGCCATGAAGTGGTGCACAACCGCTTCGTGGTCGACGACCTGAAGCAGCGCGGCGCGATCTTCGTCGAAGAACTCGACGAAGTGCCGGACAACAACACGGTGATCTTCAGTGCCCATGGCGTGTCCCAGGCGGTGCGCCAGGAAGCCGAGCGCCGTGGCCTGAAGGTGTTCGACGCCACCTGCCCGCTGGTGACCAAGGTCCACTTCGAAGTCGCCCGCCACTGCCGTGCCGGCCGTGACGTGGTGCTGATCGGCCACGCCGGTCACCCGGAGGTGGAAGGCACCATGGGCCAGTGGAACCGCGAAGCCGGTACCGGCCAGATCTACCTGGTCGAGGACGTGGAGCAGGTCGCCACGCTGCATATCAACCAGCCGGAAAACTTCGCCTACACCACCCAGACCACGCTGTCGGTGGACGACACGCGCGGCATCATCGATGCACTGCGCGAGCGCTTCCCGGCGATGCAGGGCCCGAAGAACGACGACATCTGCTACGCCACGCAGAACCGCCAGGACGCCGTGCGCGACCTGGCCAAGCGCTGTGACCTGGTGCTGGTGGTCGGCTCGCCGAACAGCTCCAACTCCAACCGCTTGAGCGAGCTGGCCCGTCGTGAGGGCGTGGAGTCGTACCTGATCGACGGCGCGCACGAGATCGACCCGCAGTGGGTGGCCGGCAAGCAGCACATCGGCGTGACCGCCGGCGCCTCGGCACCGCAGGTGCTGGTCGATGGCGTGCTGGCGCGCCTGGCCGAGCTGGGCGCGACCGGCGTCGGCGAGCTGGACGGCGAACCGGAATCGATGGTGTTCGCGCTGCCGAAGGAACTGCGTCTGCGCCTGGTCGACTGA
- a CDS encoding M61 family metallopeptidase: MKTRALAMSLLFALAAAPALAQAPPSGDAAAPGLLRIDVDARDLARRIFKVTATVPAKPGPMTLLYPQWIPGNHSPTGPIDKLAGLRVTANGKPLAWQRDQYNVYAFKVDVPEGVSEIVAHFDFLSSQGGSQGRVVMTPEMLNLQWNANSLYPAGVDARNLQAQASVTLPKGWSFATALETARRDGDTVVFKPISYDHLVDSPLFAGEHYQRIDLDPGAKVPVHLNVFADDAKSLKPSEAQITMHRALVQQADKLYGARHYNHYEFLLALTDRLGGIGLEHHRSSENSADPGYFTEWDSNAWMRDLLPHEYTHSWNGKYRRGADLATANFNTPMGDSLLWVYEGQTQFWGQVLAARSGLWSAAQARDMLANVAATYDRGRPGLAWRPLQDTTNDPTIAQRRTLPYRNYQMSEDYYSGGQMLWLEVEGKLRELSGNRRSLDDFARAFFGVGNGDWDVNPYTFDDVVATLNGITPYDWATFLRGRLDGHGSLTGGLELAGWKLVYRDTPNDAYKAQEKRAKAALLAYSLGATVLDSGVVGDVIWDSPAFNAGLAPGMRVIAVGGREYSSQRLKDAVAAAAKDKAPIVLLVKQFDRIETMNIAYHGGLQYPVLERITGKPDRLADLWKAR; the protein is encoded by the coding sequence ATGAAGACCCGAGCCCTGGCGATGTCGTTGCTGTTCGCGCTGGCCGCCGCGCCTGCGCTGGCGCAGGCCCCGCCATCGGGTGACGCCGCCGCCCCGGGCCTGCTGCGCATCGATGTGGACGCGCGCGATCTGGCCAGGCGCATCTTCAAGGTGACCGCTACGGTGCCGGCCAAGCCCGGCCCGATGACCCTGCTGTACCCGCAGTGGATTCCCGGCAACCATTCGCCCACCGGCCCGATCGATAAATTGGCAGGCCTGCGCGTGACCGCCAACGGCAAGCCGCTGGCCTGGCAGCGCGACCAGTACAACGTCTATGCGTTCAAGGTGGATGTGCCGGAGGGTGTCAGCGAGATCGTCGCCCATTTCGATTTCCTGTCCTCGCAGGGCGGCAGCCAGGGCCGGGTCGTGATGACCCCGGAGATGCTCAACCTGCAGTGGAATGCCAACTCGCTGTACCCGGCCGGGGTGGATGCACGCAACCTGCAGGCGCAGGCCAGCGTGACCCTGCCCAAGGGCTGGTCGTTCGCCACTGCATTGGAGACTGCGCGCCGCGACGGTGACACTGTGGTGTTCAAGCCGATCTCGTATGACCATCTGGTCGATTCGCCGTTGTTCGCCGGCGAGCACTACCAGCGCATCGATCTCGATCCGGGCGCGAAGGTGCCGGTGCACCTCAATGTGTTCGCCGACGACGCCAAGTCGCTGAAGCCGAGCGAGGCGCAGATCACGATGCACCGCGCGCTGGTGCAGCAGGCCGACAAGCTTTACGGCGCGCGGCACTACAACCACTATGAGTTCCTGCTGGCATTGACTGACCGCCTCGGTGGCATCGGCCTGGAGCATCATCGTTCCAGCGAGAACAGTGCCGACCCGGGCTACTTCACCGAGTGGGACAGCAACGCGTGGATGCGCGATCTGCTGCCGCACGAGTACACCCATTCCTGGAATGGCAAATACCGTCGCGGCGCCGATCTGGCCACCGCCAACTTCAACACGCCGATGGGCGACAGCCTGCTGTGGGTGTACGAAGGCCAGACCCAGTTCTGGGGACAGGTGCTGGCGGCACGCTCGGGGCTGTGGTCGGCCGCGCAGGCGCGCGACATGCTGGCCAATGTGGCCGCGACCTATGATCGTGGTCGCCCCGGCCTGGCCTGGCGCCCGCTGCAGGACACCACCAACGACCCGACCATCGCGCAGCGCCGCACGCTGCCTTACCGCAACTACCAGATGAGCGAGGACTACTACTCCGGCGGCCAGATGCTGTGGCTGGAAGTGGAGGGCAAGCTGCGCGAACTGAGTGGTAACCGCCGCAGCCTGGATGACTTCGCGCGCGCCTTCTTCGGGGTTGGCAACGGTGACTGGGACGTCAACCCTTACACCTTCGATGACGTGGTTGCGACCTTGAACGGCATCACGCCGTACGACTGGGCGACGTTCCTGCGCGGGCGCCTGGACGGCCATGGTTCGTTGACCGGTGGCCTGGAACTGGCGGGCTGGAAGCTGGTCTACCGCGATACTCCGAACGACGCCTACAAGGCACAGGAAAAACGCGCCAAGGCGGCGCTGCTCGCCTATTCGCTGGGCGCGACCGTGCTCGACAGCGGCGTGGTCGGCGACGTGATCTGGGACAGCCCGGCCTTCAATGCCGGCCTGGCGCCGGGCATGAGGGTGATCGCGGTTGGCGGGCGCGAGTACAGCAGCCAGCGCTTGAAGGATGCGGTAGCTGCGGCGGCGAAGGACAAGGCGCCGATCGTGTTGCTGGTGAAGCAGTTCGACCGCATCGAAACGATGAACATCGCCTACCACGGTGGCCTGCAGTACCCGGTGCTGGAGCGTATCACCGGCAAGCCTGACCGCCTTGCGGACCTGTGGAAGGCACGATGA
- a CDS encoding lysoplasmalogenase, with translation MTPRARDGVILLMATLAIIGAFLHGDGRWLHWLAKPTTTLLIAAIAWRVHDPAQPFYRRAVLAGMLLSCVGDIALMLPMDAFVPGLVAFLLAHLCYIVAFRDGVRAGRGLLAASVLLGAFAVLNVLGLWPHLPAPMRIPVLAYVVVLASMAVLALARQWRRPPPAAVEASSTRWAAAGALLFVASDSLLAWDRFAGGLPLASLLVLSTYYSAQYAIARSVK, from the coding sequence ATGACGCCGCGCGCCCGCGATGGCGTGATCCTGCTGATGGCGACGCTCGCCATCATTGGCGCGTTCCTGCACGGTGATGGGCGCTGGCTGCATTGGCTGGCCAAGCCGACGACCACGCTGCTGATCGCTGCCATCGCCTGGCGCGTGCATGATCCGGCGCAGCCGTTCTACCGCCGTGCGGTGCTGGCCGGCATGTTGCTGTCGTGCGTGGGCGACATCGCGCTGATGCTGCCGATGGATGCGTTCGTACCGGGGCTGGTCGCGTTCCTGCTGGCGCACCTCTGCTACATCGTGGCCTTCCGCGATGGCGTGCGTGCCGGACGTGGCCTACTCGCCGCCAGCGTCCTGCTCGGCGCGTTCGCTGTGCTCAATGTACTTGGCCTGTGGCCGCACCTGCCCGCACCGATGCGCATTCCGGTGCTGGCGTACGTGGTGGTGCTGGCGTCGATGGCGGTACTGGCGCTGGCACGCCAGTGGCGCCGGCCACCGCCCGCTGCCGTGGAAGCCAGCAGTACACGCTGGGCGGCCGCCGGTGCACTGCTGTTTGTCGCCAGCGATTCGCTGCTGGCCTGGGACCGCTTCGCCGGCGGCCTGCCGCTGGCCAGCCTGCTGGTGCTGTCCACCTACTACAGCGCGCAGTACGCCATCGCCCGCTCGGTGAAATAG